A region from the Limnochordia bacterium genome encodes:
- a CDS encoding ABC transporter permease has protein sequence MLEAIRFTGRLIKRRPLRTLLTILEIALGTWIMIIVLSLNFQAKDHLAQSRDQYGEHMASLRMVSTEPSDSRTREVSGGIEFISMQAVDMSVNEFRQSDLELLRQSSPLIQEVYVERSTWHSIVQLNEQEYYIKTIVGTTPDYARAVNLRITQGQFFLDEDVKAQNRVILISETIAKGLFGDVSPIGKKLKMRNSYDTEVFEYDIIGVYAPFTTVQSLVFYMEPHGIVPLGTEYFTPTPARSHREETFWEVVIRTDGNIHAAVDDARLIMKQQYGEDVEIEADYFKTRTEYLSSTIKDMTLFFGGFAFVAVIVSAIGILSIMLVSVVERTKEIGLRRCLGASKGSIALWVLTESCMLTLWGSLLGLLVAAFSSRYVLEDLIMRALYGGLPIEGGMYPLAAFVAVVIMLLSGIVFGLYPALQAARLTPVEALKEQG, from the coding sequence ATGCTGGAAGCTATTAGGTTTACCGGCAGGCTAATCAAACGCCGGCCCCTCAGGACCCTACTGACTATATTGGAGATTGCCTTAGGAACATGGATTATGATTATCGTGCTGAGTCTGAACTTCCAGGCCAAGGATCATCTTGCCCAGTCCAGGGATCAGTATGGTGAACACATGGCCTCGTTGAGAATGGTTTCGACAGAGCCAAGTGATTCAAGGACGCGGGAGGTCTCAGGTGGTATCGAATTCATCTCGATGCAAGCAGTGGATATGTCCGTTAACGAATTCAGACAAAGTGATCTGGAGTTACTGCGTCAAAGTAGCCCGCTCATTCAAGAGGTCTACGTTGAGAGATCGACATGGCACAGCATCGTGCAGCTTAATGAACAGGAGTATTACATCAAGACCATTGTTGGGACCACCCCTGATTATGCGAGGGCAGTCAACTTGCGGATTACCCAGGGACAGTTCTTTTTGGATGAGGACGTAAAGGCCCAGAACCGGGTAATACTCATTTCGGAGACGATAGCCAAGGGCCTTTTTGGTGATGTCTCTCCCATTGGCAAGAAGCTTAAGATGAGAAATTCCTACGATACTGAAGTCTTCGAATATGACATCATCGGGGTCTATGCCCCCTTTACCACCGTTCAGTCCCTTGTATTCTACATGGAACCTCATGGCATTGTTCCTTTGGGAACAGAGTACTTTACGCCAACACCTGCTAGGTCCCACCGAGAGGAGACCTTCTGGGAGGTTGTCATCCGAACCGATGGAAATATCCATGCGGCGGTGGATGATGCTCGTTTAATTATGAAGCAGCAGTATGGGGAAGACGTAGAGATAGAGGCAGACTATTTCAAAACACGCACAGAATACCTAAGCTCAACGATCAAAGACATGACCTTGTTCTTTGGCGGCTTTGCTTTTGTTGCCGTGATCGTCAGTGCCATTGGAATCTTGAGTATTATGCTAGTAAGTGTGGTAGAAAGGACAAAAGAGATTGGTTTGCGTCGCTGTCTTGGTGCTTCTAAGGGCTCGATAGCTTTGTGGGTGCTAACCGAGTCCTGCATGCTTACCCTATGGGGCAGCCTCTTGGGGCTATTGGTTGCAGCATTTTCCAGCCGCTATGTCCTTGAAGATCTTATTATGCGAGCTCTTTATGGTGGCCTGCCTATTGAGGGCGGGATGTATCCTCTAGCCGCGTTTGTGGCAGTAGTAATCATGCTTCTATCAGGAATTGTCTTTGGTCTATACCCCGCCTTGCAGGCAGCAAGGCTTACACCGGTGGAAGCTTTAAAGGAACAGGGTTAG
- a CDS encoding ABC transporter permease: MSILQLKNQLWWAWRQSRRRFFESLLIVLAIGLGVGVIIAVLSMFSLIALQEQSMWERGYFRTFQVSQQREIRDYEAPLSPVVPVEYKEPVNIKLEDLTQFKQLLPEGYLAFMEMRTALPCPLLPESEEALPEEMRFRGPENSIEILEMTVDVPAFYGYELIAGQWFLEEDVEARNNVAVIGDKLARRVFGEQDPVGQLLPLLRYDDKEMSFTIIGVVKGHEEDYGEDHWRYWEDPGQWLMVPLESIYPEGVSFGRDWFTVGVQPGIDIGQAYYNIRRAAQLYFGDQMVVEGAYLSWEEGKKHTRFIARVIGLFASMGLLIAVINILNLLLARVLRRTRQIGISKALGANAASIFTQFLLEAMVLGVFGAVAGIGFSHGMVLLLQRLVGNELAVGIGAMGIGIAIAFATSLLFGAYPAYQASKTDPVDALRTE, encoded by the coding sequence GTGAGTATCTTGCAGCTAAAGAACCAGCTATGGTGGGCTTGGCGCCAGTCCCGACGCCGCTTTTTTGAGTCACTACTGATTGTCCTCGCCATTGGTCTAGGGGTTGGTGTGATTATCGCTGTGTTGTCAATGTTTTCTTTGATAGCCCTTCAGGAACAGTCTATGTGGGAGAGGGGCTATTTCCGCACGTTTCAGGTCTCTCAACAACGGGAAATCCGGGACTACGAAGCACCATTGTCCCCGGTAGTTCCGGTGGAATATAAAGAGCCCGTCAACATAAAATTGGAGGATTTGACTCAGTTCAAACAGCTCCTGCCCGAAGGGTACCTAGCTTTCATGGAGATGAGAACAGCCCTCCCGTGTCCGCTACTGCCGGAGTCAGAGGAGGCTCTACCGGAGGAGATGAGGTTTAGAGGGCCAGAGAATTCGATTGAGATCCTGGAGATGACTGTGGATGTACCGGCCTTCTATGGCTATGAGTTGATTGCCGGCCAGTGGTTTTTGGAGGAAGATGTGGAAGCACGGAACAACGTAGCAGTGATTGGAGATAAGCTTGCTCGGCGCGTGTTTGGGGAACAGGATCCCGTAGGACAGCTTCTTCCCCTATTGAGGTATGATGACAAAGAGATGTCGTTTACTATTATCGGGGTGGTAAAAGGCCATGAGGAGGACTACGGAGAGGATCATTGGCGGTACTGGGAAGACCCCGGGCAATGGCTCATGGTCCCCTTAGAGTCCATTTATCCAGAGGGCGTATCCTTTGGCAGGGACTGGTTTACTGTGGGGGTACAACCAGGCATAGACATAGGCCAAGCATACTATAACATTCGCAGAGCAGCCCAGCTTTATTTCGGTGACCAAATGGTCGTGGAAGGGGCCTACCTAAGCTGGGAAGAAGGAAAGAAACATACTAGGTTTATTGCGCGAGTAATTGGCCTGTTTGCCTCAATGGGACTTCTGATCGCGGTGATCAATATTCTAAACCTACTCTTGGCCCGGGTACTACGGCGTACGCGACAGATCGGTATTTCCAAGGCGCTAGGTGCTAATGCTGCCTCGATTTTTACACAGTTTCTTTTGGAAGCTATGGTGTTAGGTGTGTTTGGAGCGGTGGCCGGTATTGGCTTTTCCCATGGGATGGTCCTACTATTACAAAGACTAGTCGGAAATGAGTTGGCAGTGGGCATAGGTGCCATGGGGATCGGCATTGCCATCGCGTTTGCTACGAGCCTTTTATTCGGAGCCTACCCAGCTTATCAGGCGTCCAAGACTGATCCTGTCGATGCATTACGGACCGAGTAA
- a CDS encoding TolC family protein — MRRILLLLVSLALFVTSWSVSAVEPVALSEAVQLALQRNKELQLFYRQWELSQRKIDAERILPVVQFQSTPIAVGPSGLGIPKGQLSLRLPLGEHGSVQGQIAFQVEERIQYHPSAELSVDYALFRAAKKPDAATDDASLTKTRNEVIQQVYRVFVEYERADRELVFRRKMLEYHQDEKTGMLLTSAESSKLFSILQEIEKTTTTIATLELQKKKAQEDLMQLLDLGDIYPASLDPGFVPVSLDQQQMMERAIQHSSTRSAAQEALDAAMSKLQELQRTKGWDLNLSLGCSWEPQSTDYGLYLTATSALYPTRGLEIEEAELAVENAQLSLQRATFSVEQETVSLFRQLSLLEDTVQRLEERLANTQTELHKLQRQFEAGMITELTLRGVQLNLEELALQIRSTQHDHQLLQLELLHKCGFSLEEEVKGR, encoded by the coding sequence ATGCGTCGGATACTGTTGTTGCTAGTTAGTTTGGCACTTTTTGTGACAAGTTGGTCTGTCAGTGCGGTAGAGCCTGTAGCCTTGTCTGAAGCAGTCCAGTTAGCTTTGCAGCGGAACAAGGAGTTACAGTTATTCTATCGGCAGTGGGAACTGTCCCAACGAAAAATCGATGCCGAACGAATTTTGCCTGTGGTGCAGTTTCAGAGTACACCGATTGCCGTTGGTCCCTCGGGCCTAGGCATTCCAAAAGGACAGCTGTCTTTGCGATTACCATTGGGCGAGCACGGTAGTGTGCAAGGGCAGATTGCCTTTCAAGTAGAAGAAAGGATACAGTACCATCCTTCCGCTGAGCTCAGTGTAGACTACGCTTTGTTTCGTGCTGCCAAGAAGCCCGATGCGGCTACAGATGACGCATCGCTTACTAAGACGCGAAATGAGGTTATTCAGCAAGTTTACCGTGTTTTCGTAGAGTACGAGAGGGCGGACCGGGAATTGGTTTTTCGTAGAAAGATGCTCGAATACCACCAAGATGAAAAGACCGGTATGCTCTTAACCAGCGCTGAGTCAAGCAAGCTCTTTAGCATTTTGCAGGAGATTGAAAAAACTACAACTACGATTGCTACATTGGAACTCCAAAAGAAAAAGGCCCAGGAGGATTTGATGCAATTGCTGGATCTGGGGGATATTTACCCGGCTAGTCTAGATCCAGGGTTTGTTCCAGTCAGCCTTGATCAACAGCAAATGATGGAAAGGGCTATACAACATAGCTCCACCCGATCTGCTGCACAAGAAGCACTGGATGCTGCTATGAGCAAGCTACAAGAGCTACAAAGGACCAAAGGCTGGGATCTCAATCTATCCTTGGGCTGTTCTTGGGAACCCCAAAGCACCGACTATGGGCTGTACCTAACCGCGACTTCTGCGCTGTATCCCACAAGGGGCCTTGAAATCGAAGAGGCAGAACTAGCAGTGGAAAATGCACAGTTGAGTCTCCAAAGGGCCACGTTCAGTGTAGAGCAAGAGACTGTAAGTTTGTTTAGGCAGCTTTCTTTACTAGAGGATACCGTACAACGATTAGAAGAGCGGCTAGCCAACACACAGACAGAACTACACAAACTTCAGCGCCAATTTGAGGCGGGAATGATCACCGAATTAACATTGCGGGGGGTTCAGCTTAACCTAGAGGAGCTTGCGTTGCAGATTCGGTCTACACAGCATGATCATCAGCTTTTGCAGCTGGAGCTTCTTCACAAATGTGGGTTTTCTCTGGAAGAGGAAGTTAAAGGACGGTGA
- a CDS encoding TolC family protein — translation MRRMILPLLFVFICATTITFAETLELKVADAIDIALENNLDLRVLRLDCDWAQREVERARIVDDEQMYIAAIESLQKVTEQYTQQRASISRKVVSDYYKLLQSELTVTKSLDSVNQAKINLEKERVRYNAGLIPQIALLRAENQIALAQSAYINAEHNLETEYLQFRQLLGLPFDQKILLAEFIEPHFEPISVSFDEAYDCALAVSKELKAAQEAVDTARVNVSNLDNEYTPRVKLEEAQLQLEKAILNLEKVNQSLYFQVRSAFWSLKNGEQDIEAKQRELVLAEKELGSAKAKYQAGLLSDEEFAQEEQRYNDAERALKEAKWAHSQGSHDFLELIGVTKPVWSEEQDASDTVVAS, via the coding sequence ATGCGACGTATGATCCTTCCATTACTATTTGTTTTTATTTGTGCTACTACAATAACCTTTGCTGAAACCTTAGAACTCAAGGTGGCTGACGCTATTGACATTGCCCTGGAGAACAATCTTGATTTACGAGTCCTCAGGCTTGACTGTGATTGGGCTCAAAGGGAAGTGGAGCGGGCGCGGATCGTGGACGATGAGCAGATGTATATTGCTGCTATAGAGAGTTTGCAGAAGGTTACAGAGCAATATACCCAACAGAGAGCATCTATCTCCCGGAAAGTTGTATCCGACTACTATAAGCTGTTGCAATCGGAACTGACGGTGACCAAGTCCTTAGATAGCGTTAATCAAGCAAAGATCAACTTAGAGAAAGAGCGGGTTCGGTATAATGCCGGTCTTATTCCCCAGATTGCCTTGCTCCGGGCAGAGAACCAGATTGCCCTAGCCCAAAGTGCCTACATAAACGCTGAACATAACCTGGAGACAGAGTATCTTCAGTTTAGGCAACTGCTTGGTTTGCCCTTTGACCAGAAAATCCTCTTGGCGGAATTCATTGAACCACATTTTGAGCCCATTAGTGTTTCCTTTGATGAAGCCTATGATTGTGCCCTTGCTGTCAGTAAGGAGTTAAAGGCCGCCCAAGAGGCAGTGGATACTGCAAGGGTCAATGTCTCAAACCTGGATAATGAGTATACGCCCCGGGTTAAGCTCGAGGAGGCCCAGCTTCAATTGGAGAAAGCCATACTGAACCTGGAGAAGGTGAACCAGTCACTCTATTTCCAGGTACGTTCTGCCTTCTGGTCCTTGAAGAATGGCGAGCAAGATATTGAGGCCAAGCAGCGGGAATTGGTACTGGCCGAAAAAGAGTTAGGTTCGGCGAAAGCAAAGTATCAAGCGGGTTTGTTAAGCGATGAGGAATTTGCTCAGGAAGAGCAAAGGTATAACGATGCCGAACGTGCCTTGAAGGAGGCAAAATGGGCTCACAGCCAGGGAAGCCACGATTTCCTCGAACTTATTGGGGTAACCAAGCCGGTTTGGAGTGAGGAACAGGATGCGTCGGATACTGTTGTTGCTAGTTAG
- a CDS encoding ABC transporter ATP-binding protein yields MIRLDSVSKCYYRGEVEVRALSEVDLSIQRGEFLSVMGPSGSGKSTLLHILGGLDQPTSGAYLLEDVDITELSDKELSRIRNRHFGFIFQGYNLFPELSALENVEVPMMYAGKPKGESAKRAQELLDMMGLAHRFHHYPNQLSGGEQQRVAIARALANDPTLILADEPTGNLASDQGDEILRLLQKLNDGGATIVLVTHDPWAGSFGKRLIRLKDGQIAQDAPITRRFAPEFILQDFAQ; encoded by the coding sequence ATGATCAGACTTGATTCGGTAAGCAAGTGCTACTATCGTGGTGAGGTGGAAGTGAGAGCTCTCTCGGAGGTAGATTTGTCGATCCAAAGGGGCGAATTCCTATCGGTAATGGGTCCTTCGGGATCGGGTAAATCCACCCTGTTGCATATACTTGGTGGCCTTGACCAACCAACAAGTGGTGCCTATTTGCTGGAGGATGTTGATATTACGGAGCTAAGTGACAAGGAGCTTTCCAGAATCCGCAATCGCCATTTCGGTTTCATTTTCCAAGGGTACAATCTTTTTCCCGAGTTAAGTGCCCTGGAAAATGTGGAAGTGCCGATGATGTATGCTGGAAAACCTAAAGGCGAATCGGCCAAGCGGGCACAGGAACTCCTGGATATGATGGGGCTTGCCCACAGGTTCCATCACTATCCAAATCAGTTGTCCGGTGGTGAACAACAGCGGGTGGCGATCGCTCGGGCTTTGGCCAATGATCCCACGCTAATTCTAGCCGATGAACCCACAGGTAATCTAGCAAGTGATCAGGGTGATGAGATTCTGCGGTTGTTGCAGAAACTCAATGACGGTGGTGCTACTATCGTGTTAGTGACCCATGATCCTTGGGCCGGATCCTTCGGTAAACGGTTGATCCGACTTAAGGATGGACAGATTGCCCAAGATGCACCAATTACCCGGCGGTTTGCTCCCGAATTCATTCTCCAGGATTTTGCTCAATAA
- a CDS encoding efflux RND transporter periplasmic adaptor subunit — MEEKIIVSRPKKRRKNSQLGLLLFVVAFLVAIVVGTYYFFKPKEEDFLLEYYSYAVVETRDFTETFSVVGSLQPRKVKEIHTLAEGVIGQILVQEGQDVFAGEPILVMESARLLKQRDEGLRKLNQMEFELATAQYDAEADLLLAEQALRDGEQKVIDAQEKIDLLQQLFQYGTISEKEVQDAQKALGEAQRNLEQATKQLEVKTRRAEASIDNAEVNVKIAETELEQIERAIEGLMVYAPIDGRILGLEVSLNQEVPANKIIGRIADVTDQIVEIKVTSTQADRLSEGQTCSIAVGSALLSGHITYIAPSADTKGESPTVVVRVEIDGSAEELRPGSSAIVDIHVRNHPNSLCLPRGPYLVSGQRMFVYVLQGDKALRKDVRLGIMEGNYVQVLEGIEAGEKVITSSYDEYRQYEEILVNPEGGRMQ, encoded by the coding sequence TTGGAAGAGAAGATTATCGTATCACGTCCTAAGAAGCGACGTAAAAACTCACAACTCGGCCTATTACTATTCGTAGTAGCCTTTCTTGTTGCCATCGTTGTAGGCACCTATTACTTCTTCAAACCCAAGGAAGAGGATTTTCTTCTCGAATACTACTCCTACGCCGTAGTAGAAACCAGGGATTTCACTGAGACCTTTAGCGTAGTAGGAAGTCTCCAGCCCCGTAAGGTTAAGGAGATTCATACGTTGGCGGAAGGGGTCATTGGTCAGATATTGGTGCAAGAGGGCCAGGATGTTTTCGCGGGTGAGCCGATCTTGGTTATGGAGTCAGCAAGACTCCTGAAGCAGCGGGATGAAGGATTACGAAAGCTAAATCAGATGGAGTTCGAATTGGCCACAGCCCAATATGATGCGGAAGCGGACCTGCTTTTGGCTGAACAGGCCCTACGTGATGGGGAACAAAAAGTCATCGATGCTCAGGAAAAGATAGATCTGTTACAGCAACTCTTTCAGTACGGCACCATATCCGAAAAGGAAGTCCAAGATGCCCAAAAAGCTCTTGGAGAGGCCCAACGCAATCTAGAGCAGGCCACAAAGCAACTAGAGGTAAAGACGCGAAGGGCTGAAGCAAGCATTGACAATGCCGAGGTAAACGTGAAGATTGCCGAGACGGAGCTGGAGCAGATAGAACGAGCAATTGAGGGCCTAATGGTCTACGCACCGATAGACGGTCGGATCCTAGGCTTGGAAGTCAGTCTGAACCAAGAGGTGCCAGCCAACAAAATAATCGGTCGAATTGCGGATGTGACGGACCAGATTGTTGAAATTAAGGTTACCAGCACCCAAGCTGATCGTCTATCTGAAGGACAGACTTGTAGTATCGCTGTTGGCTCGGCGTTACTATCCGGTCATATTACCTACATCGCTCCCTCTGCTGATACCAAAGGGGAGAGCCCCACGGTGGTTGTACGGGTGGAGATTGACGGTTCAGCCGAGGAGTTGCGTCCCGGTAGTAGTGCCATTGTGGATATCCATGTCAGGAACCATCCCAACAGCCTATGCCTACCCCGGGGGCCCTATCTAGTGAGTGGTCAGAGAATGTTTGTCTACGTGCTCCAAGGGGATAAGGCGCTTAGAAAGGATGTACGCCTCGGGATTATGGAGGGCAACTATGTTCAGGTTTTGGAGGGTATCGAAGCAGGGGAGAAAGTAATTACCAGCTCCTATGATGAATATAGACAGTATGAGGAGATTTTGGTAAATCCCGAAGGAGGGCGCATGCAATGA
- a CDS encoding SoxR reducing system RseC family protein, with amino-acid sequence MKQKAVVVKQLAEGQLLVRGERLEACGHNCQECSGCPSTVTLTPVLDTTGAKPGDRVLIELPGTTVLPRLAFVLFFPMVLGLVGYSLGHYLFTQRTTLLTILFVIFGFLCVWIREHYYAAPLVVRVVRKL; translated from the coding sequence GTGAAGCAGAAAGCTGTCGTGGTCAAACAACTTGCCGAAGGGCAGTTGCTAGTACGGGGAGAACGGTTAGAAGCCTGTGGACACAACTGTCAGGAATGCAGTGGTTGTCCAAGCACCGTAACCTTGACTCCAGTGCTTGATACCACCGGTGCCAAACCGGGAGATCGGGTATTGATAGAACTGCCGGGAACTACCGTATTGCCGAGATTGGCCTTTGTGTTGTTTTTCCCAATGGTGCTCGGTCTAGTAGGTTATTCCCTTGGTCATTACCTGTTCACACAAAGGACTACCCTCCTTACGATATTGTTCGTCATCTTCGGTTTCCTTTGCGTTTGGATTAGGGAACATTACTATGCCGCTCCTTTAGTGGTACGGGTTGTCAGGAAGCTCTAA
- a CDS encoding polysaccharide biosynthesis protein yields MRRLISRFLPTKGAPSGQSFLGGSLVLTLSGFINRVIGFVYSACIIRWAGGEAMGLYRMAAPVYVTLFTLATAGIPYALSVRVAEEFATNNPAKAHRLLSKCLRITLTTSLLSIVGLWVALGPFSKIAFSDPRAGKVAWTLAPCLVIGPVATLLEGYFEGRKLMLSLGFAQVMEQLTFAGVTLGLVYFSRGADTVFAAQAIAIGMFASWIVLALILSMMYLIDRKATLTKGVIQSVSLDRVVKLAWPVAVGKLVSSASLTFNLLLIPARLQFSGLSVPQATEQFGLLMGVAIPLVFLPNIISFSLSRNLVPSISAACAKGDWAMVQYRIKSSLETSIVTGLPFVAALVSLARPICQLVYAQPEAAMIAAIVALGGPFAYLRQTSQGILEGLGKPGISLRNYMCGLGADTLAVYFLAASPLGIRGAAMASVINFTVGAVLNLISINRICSLGLNWVGAVLAPSLAAAAAGIAGLLVFSLLKESLLPGLIVAGITIILTYLLLLLATASGQNMYRRLLAIGPFNR; encoded by the coding sequence TTGCGCAGACTAATCTCTAGATTCCTCCCAACGAAAGGTGCCCCATCGGGGCAGAGCTTCCTTGGCGGTTCATTGGTGCTTACCTTAAGTGGTTTCATTAACCGAGTCATTGGATTTGTCTATTCTGCCTGCATTATTCGCTGGGCAGGCGGTGAGGCGATGGGCTTATATCGAATGGCAGCTCCGGTTTATGTCACATTGTTTACCTTGGCCACGGCGGGAATTCCCTATGCACTATCGGTGCGGGTAGCGGAGGAGTTTGCCACAAATAATCCGGCAAAGGCCCATCGATTACTCAGTAAATGTCTAAGAATTACCTTAACTACCAGCCTTCTTTCTATCGTCGGTCTGTGGGTTGCCTTAGGTCCCTTCTCCAAGATAGCCTTTAGTGATCCCCGGGCCGGTAAGGTAGCTTGGACCCTGGCGCCTTGCTTGGTAATCGGACCCGTAGCGACTCTCCTTGAAGGATATTTTGAAGGACGCAAGCTGATGCTTAGTCTTGGGTTTGCCCAGGTAATGGAGCAGCTTACCTTTGCCGGAGTCACCTTGGGTTTAGTGTATTTCTCCAGAGGAGCCGATACTGTCTTTGCTGCTCAAGCCATCGCCATCGGCATGTTTGCTAGCTGGATTGTTCTTGCACTTATTCTGAGTATGATGTACTTGATCGATCGGAAAGCCACCTTGACCAAAGGAGTGATTCAATCTGTATCCTTGGACCGGGTCGTGAAGTTGGCGTGGCCGGTAGCCGTAGGGAAATTGGTGAGTTCAGCCAGTTTGACCTTTAACCTACTCCTAATCCCGGCAAGACTGCAGTTCTCCGGACTTTCCGTACCCCAAGCCACTGAGCAATTCGGCTTACTGATGGGTGTTGCCATTCCCCTTGTGTTTCTGCCAAATATCATTAGCTTCTCCCTATCTCGGAACTTGGTGCCAAGCATTTCTGCTGCCTGTGCGAAAGGGGACTGGGCCATGGTTCAGTACCGGATCAAGTCGTCACTTGAGACTAGCATTGTCACGGGCTTACCTTTTGTGGCGGCCTTGGTGAGTCTTGCGAGACCAATCTGTCAGCTAGTCTATGCTCAGCCCGAAGCGGCAATGATTGCCGCAATTGTTGCCTTAGGTGGTCCCTTCGCGTATTTAAGACAGACATCCCAAGGTATCCTCGAAGGTTTGGGCAAACCCGGGATTTCCTTGCGCAACTACATGTGTGGTCTAGGTGCCGATACCCTGGCTGTTTACTTTCTCGCGGCTTCCCCTCTGGGGATCCGGGGGGCGGCGATGGCTTCAGTGATCAACTTTACGGTGGGCGCTGTATTAAACTTGATTAGCATTAACCGAATTTGCTCCTTAGGGCTGAACTGGGTGGGGGCGGTGTTAGCCCCATCCCTTGCAGCTGCAGCCGCAGGGATTGCGGGTCTTCTGGTATTCTCCCTACTTAAAGAGAGCCTGCTTCCAGGTTTGATCGTGGCGGGTATTACGATTATTCTTACGTATCTGCTTTTGTTACTTGCTACGGCCTCCGGACAAAATATGTATCGACGTCTATTGGCCATCGGCCCCTTTAACCGTTAG